CAAACCGCAGAACATGTCCAACAATGCCGCCGTGGCGGTGGACGGCGGCGAGATCGGCCGGGCCCAGCATTTGCAGGCGCTGGCGGCAGGCGTGCGGCCCTCCCACCACATGAATCCGGTGCTGCTCAAACCCGAGAGCGAAACGGGCGCGCAGGTGATCGTGCAGGGCCAGCGCCGCGACACCCTGAAAGCGCGGGACTACTTCAGGCGGCGCATGGAATTCCTGCCCTCCATCACCGACAGCTTTGCGCGCCTGTGTGAAACCCACGACCTTGTACTGGTGGAGGGCGCCGGAAGCCCCGCAGAAACCAACCTTCGCGATGGCGACCTCGCCAATTTTGGCTTCGCCACCGCCGCAGGCATCCCCGCCGTGCTGGTGGGCGACATCCACCGGGGCGGCGTGATCGCCTCCATCGTCGGCACCCAAGCGGTGCTGGACGAAGCGGACCGGACACTCCTGAAAGGCTTTCTCATCAACAAGTTCCACGGCGATGCTTCCCTGTTTGATGAAGGACGGCGCGACATCGAAACCCGCACCGGGCTAACCTGCCTGGGCGTGGTTCCGCATTTTGCCGGCGCCCGCCACCTCCCCGCCGAGGACGCCGTGGCGCTGGAGCACGACACCCCTGTCATGCCGGACGGTTACAAGGTGGCGGTGCTCCGCCTGCCGCGCATCGCCAACTTCGATGACCTCGATCCGCTCCGCGCCGAACCCGGCGTGTCGGTCCGGTTCGTGAACGAGGGCGAGGCCCTGCCGGGCGATACCCGCCTCGTGATCATACCCGGCAGCAAGTCCACCATCGCCGACCTTGCTGCCCTCCGCGGCAACGGCTGGGACATTGACCTCGCGGCACACCACCGGCGCGGCGGCCGCATACTCGGATTGTGCGGCGGTTATCAGATGCTGGGCCGCCGCATCCATGATCCGCAAGGGTTGGAAGGCCCGGCTCAGAGCATCGATGGCCTCGGCCTCCTCGCCGTCGAGAC
The nucleotide sequence above comes from Hyphomicrobiales bacterium. Encoded proteins:
- a CDS encoding cobyric acid synthase; this encodes MTARAIMFMGTGSDVGKSLIVAGLCRAFARRGLKVAPFKPQNMSNNAAVAVDGGEIGRAQHLQALAAGVRPSHHMNPVLLKPESETGAQVIVQGQRRDTLKARDYFRRRMEFLPSITDSFARLCETHDLVLVEGAGSPAETNLRDGDLANFGFATAAGIPAVLVGDIHRGGVIASIVGTQAVLDEADRTLLKGFLINKFHGDASLFDEGRRDIETRTGLTCLGVVPHFAGARHLPAEDAVALEHDTPVMPDGYKVAVLRLPRIANFDDLDPLRAEPGVSVRFVNEGEALPGDTRLVIIPGSKSTIADLAALRGNGWDIDLAAHHRRGGRILGLCGGYQMLGRRIHDPQGLEGPAQSIDGLGLLAVETTLLPDKTVSETSGTHVPTQTAIRAYEIHLGSTAGPDCARPFATTGRGADGAISVDRLTMGTYLHGCFASDAFRHAFLAEAGGPASAVSYGHLVESTLDALAGHLESHVNLSLLWDLAMAPKTGR